Within the Corynebacterium tuberculostearicum genome, the region CAAGCGTACGAATAAGAAGATTCAGCAGGCGCTGCCTACTAAGTCTGAGTCCGAGCAGAAGCGCGAAGAACTCTCTGCCCGTGCTAACGAGCTGTCTTCCAAGGCCGGTGACTGGATCAACGAGACCTCTGCCAAGGCACAGGCTTATGTAGACGACAACAAGGATGACTGGCAGTCCACCGGCCGAGGTCTGCTGGATACTGCAAAGTCCTATGTTGACGATGCCAAGACCTACGTAGAGGACAACAAGGACGATTGGCAGGAGTCTGGCCGCGGCTTGCTGGGCAACGCCAAGTCCTTCATCGAGGACTCGGTCGACAACGCCAAGACGTACGTTGAAGACAATAAGGGTGACTGGCTCGAGACCGCACAGGCTAATCGCGACATCGCCCGTACCCGTGCTGTGAAGGCAGCTACCAAGGCTCAGGCACGTGCCGATAAGGCCGTCGCCAAGCTGGATGGCGCCAAGTCGAAGCGCGCAAACAAGAAGGCCTCCAAGCACGCTGACAAGCTGCAGCAGGAGGCAAATAAGAAGATTGAGGCAGCTATCAAGAAGCTGGAAAAGCGCTCTAAGTAGCCACATCTTCCTCGGCCGAGTATCTCGGCGATGACTCAACGGCCCAGCCTTATGCTGGGCCGTTGTTCTTTGTCACAGCAGGGTCTAAACTCATCTCTCCCCCTCGCCGGACAGCGTGCCCGGCACCTTCCACCCCATCAACGTCCAATCACCAAGGAGTCACGTGAACTCAGCATCCCAAAAGCACGCGGCGGCCGCAGGTTCCTCGGAGCGCGAAGCCATCGCTACGGAGCAAGATTATGTGGACGGCCTTTTCTCCCGCCTCGACGATGAGGTGGCTGCTGCAAATGAACGGCTCAATGAGGTGCAGGCGGACGTAGATCCCTCCACCCCGGACGCGGATGCCTTGGTACGCCGCGAAACGGAATACCACGGGCTCCAAGCCAAGCTGGATCGTCTCAATGTGGCACAGATGGGTTTGGTCTTTGGCCGCATCGACATCGATGCCCCAGGTGACAATCCCACCCCGGAAGGCCTAGACCGCCGCTACATCGGCCGCATGGGGCTCGATGCGCGTGAAGAGGACTATCGCACGCTACTGCTTGACTGGCGTGCCCCCATGGCACGGCCCTTCTATCTCGCTACTACCGCCCAGCCAGAAGGCGTGCACACCCGCCGCCAAATCCGCACCAAGGGGCGCACCGTCACTGGCATTCATGATGAAGTCCTTGCTGGCCCCGGCGTGCGTGAAGAAGAGGCCGGCGTAGCGAGCGAATCCGCTCTCTATCACGCCATGCAGCGAGCCCGCACGGGCCACATGGCTTCCATTGTGGAGACCATTCAGCGGGAGCAGGACGAGATTATCCGCGATAACACCCGCGGGGTGATGGTAGTAGAAGG harbors:
- a CDS encoding DoxX family protein — its product is MIRKLARPMLASVFVWEGVDNLRNASEHVKETEGFLKTVRKAVPSEYQGYIPNDPELVTRAIGGAKVGAGSTLALGKAPRTSAAVLAAATLPNLIGKNSFWAADNKEDKESRRNGFVTNTALLGALFIATQDTEGKPALRWRAQKAGKRTNKKIQQALPTKSESEQKREELSARANELSSKAGDWINETSAKAQAYVDDNKDDWQSTGRGLLDTAKSYVDDAKTYVEDNKDDWQESGRGLLGNAKSFIEDSVDNAKTYVEDNKGDWLETAQANRDIARTRAVKAATKAQARADKAVAKLDGAKSKRANKKASKHADKLQQEANKKIEAAIKKLEKRSK